A single genomic interval of Methanooceanicella nereidis harbors:
- the sixA gene encoding phosphohistidine phosphatase SixA yields the protein MNELYVIRHGIAEMISPAGGGDESRELTKKGREKVRLISKTLKDREIFFDRIVSSPLTRAVQTAEIVSRYCSDREEIALTDYLKPGSSYEDLIEYLNRTEGAEKVAIVGHEPFLSGFISYCLSRSKSSFVEMKKSGVALLEIDGMIIPGKAKLLWLMGPKQFMD from the coding sequence ATGAATGAGCTCTACGTAATTAGACATGGCATAGCAGAGATGATATCCCCGGCAGGCGGCGGCGATGAATCCAGAGAGCTGACAAAAAAAGGCAGGGAAAAGGTCAGGCTCATATCAAAGACACTTAAGGACCGGGAGATATTTTTTGACAGGATAGTCTCCAGCCCCCTGACGCGGGCCGTTCAGACGGCAGAGATCGTGAGCCGGTATTGCTCGGACCGGGAGGAGATAGCTTTGACAGATTACTTAAAGCCGGGAAGCAGTTATGAGGACCTGATCGAATACCTGAACAGGACCGAAGGCGCGGAAAAAGTAGCCATAGTCGGGCATGAGCCGTTCCTCAGCGGTTTCATATCGTATTGCCTTTCCAGGAGCAAGAGCTCTTTCGTGGAGATGAAAAAGAGCGGTGTCGCATTGCTTGAGATCGATGGAATGATCATACCGGGAAAGGCTAAATTGTTATGGCTTATGGGCCCGAAACAGTTCATGGACTGA
- a CDS encoding RipA family octameric membrane protein gives MADKETQMLETGGETIIDASKTVNPTLFEQYKIMVATTSEVTKNRQTTNSFYVAVNTFLIAAMGLIKNLPQYGVILISITGMVVCTFWFMNIASYRNLNHAKFQVIHEMERELPVQMFSQEEAVYKKLRHIPFTKIECSAPFLIGIIYSVIIILQILQLVGLV, from the coding sequence ATGGCAGATAAAGAAACACAGATGCTGGAAACTGGGGGTGAAACAATAATTGATGCATCAAAGACGGTAAACCCAACACTATTCGAGCAGTACAAAATCATGGTGGCAACCACAAGTGAAGTAACGAAGAATAGGCAGACCACTAATAGCTTCTACGTTGCGGTGAACACATTTCTCATTGCCGCAATGGGCCTGATTAAGAACCTTCCACAATATGGTGTCATACTAATATCAATAACGGGCATGGTCGTGTGCACATTCTGGTTCATGAACATTGCCTCGTACAGAAACCTGAATCACGCTAAGTTCCAGGTGATACACGAGATGGAAAGGGAGCTACCCGTACAAATGTTCAGTCAGGAAGAAGCGGTATACAAAAAATTACGTCATATCCCATTCACAAAGATTGAATGTAGCGCTCCCTTTTTGATAGGGATAATATACTCCGTAATCATCATATTGCAAATTTTACAGTTAGTCGGATTAGTATAG
- a CDS encoding response regulator, which translates to MRQRGKVMESKGNIAIIEDNIELQFLYKMVLESEGYTVAYTARNGEKALEEYKRCAHRPDLFIIDNRLYNSSGMDTAKDIQKIDPKARFLFATVDRNLDGRMEGVNAIGVLYKPFSMRKLTNTIHSAMETR; encoded by the coding sequence ATGCGACAAAGGGGCAAGGTCATGGAATCCAAAGGCAACATAGCGATCATTGAGGACAATATTGAGCTACAATTCCTGTACAAAATGGTGCTAGAATCAGAAGGTTATACAGTCGCATATACAGCAAGGAACGGGGAAAAAGCGCTGGAAGAATATAAGAGATGCGCCCACAGGCCGGATCTTTTTATCATCGACAACAGGCTTTATAACTCGTCCGGAATGGACACTGCGAAAGACATTCAGAAAATTGACCCTAAAGCCAGGTTTTTATTTGCTACGGTGGACAGGAACCTTGACGGTAGAATGGAAGGCGTTAATGCCATCGGAGTGCTTTATAAGCCATTCTCTATGCGTAAATTGACCAACACGATACACAGTGCAATGGAAACCAGGTAA
- a CDS encoding Ppx/GppA phosphatase family protein: MTEKQAIIDLGSNTTRMLIVEVLDSGAYRLVEESKENIRLAENLMPDGIIKPAAINRAVKAVKIFKNICEYQNVDRIIAMATAAVRESNNQSYVLDMIKAETGIEFKVLSRQEESYMGYLGVINTIDIKNGIILDLGGGSMEITAIRDRRPVEFTSLPFGALTLTERFLDINKPSDSQFNDLSSFLMNNFRHVPWLNSYTGYELVGVGGTVRTIAKIHQRAIDYPFDDLHNYVISPQEISVIFTRLKKTGLNERMDVPGLSRDRADIIMGGICAINTLIRYLKVSSVRVSSHGLRDGIFFNHFLKEPVVNDVTEFSVDNLSKLYGLDRAHSQRVYGLSKSVFENLKPVHDLPESCLKILWAASMLHASGYYYDFQNRFNNTFYNIRNSRIFGFSHMDTYKTALVAAYYGAGGVKNRSAVLDMILNKDENKALKKLGVILALSDSLDRSKRGRVTGVNFETSRNKVTMEPIFSGDISVELDTASNVIPYFKKAFECELIIKGCNNSP; this comes from the coding sequence ATGACAGAAAAACAAGCCATCATCGACCTGGGGTCGAATACGACCCGCATGCTCATTGTTGAAGTGCTGGATAGCGGCGCTTATCGCCTGGTGGAAGAATCAAAGGAGAATATCAGGCTCGCCGAGAACCTGATGCCGGACGGGATCATTAAGCCGGCAGCCATTAACAGAGCGGTAAAAGCCGTGAAGATCTTCAAGAACATTTGCGAATACCAGAACGTTGACAGGATCATAGCGATGGCGACGGCGGCGGTAAGAGAGTCGAATAACCAGAGCTATGTGCTGGATATGATCAAGGCAGAAACAGGCATCGAATTCAAGGTCCTATCTCGCCAGGAAGAATCGTATATGGGCTACCTGGGCGTGATCAATACGATCGACATCAAAAACGGCATCATACTTGACCTTGGCGGGGGCAGCATGGAGATCACAGCCATCAGGGATAGGAGGCCGGTAGAATTCACGAGCCTTCCTTTCGGTGCTTTAACGCTGACGGAAAGGTTCCTTGACATTAATAAGCCGTCTGACTCCCAGTTTAACGACCTTTCGAGCTTTCTTATGAATAACTTCAGGCATGTACCATGGTTAAACTCGTATACGGGATACGAGCTTGTGGGAGTCGGAGGGACCGTAAGGACGATAGCAAAGATCCACCAGCGGGCCATAGATTACCCGTTCGACGACCTTCATAACTATGTCATATCGCCTCAGGAAATATCAGTGATCTTTACCAGGCTTAAAAAGACGGGTTTAAACGAGAGGATGGACGTTCCGGGGCTTTCAAGGGACAGAGCGGACATCATAATGGGCGGCATATGTGCGATAAACACTTTGATAAGGTATCTGAAGGTCTCCAGTGTACGCGTATCATCTCACGGGCTCAGGGATGGCATATTTTTCAACCATTTCCTGAAAGAGCCTGTCGTAAATGATGTGACAGAGTTCAGCGTAGATAACCTCTCAAAGCTCTACGGGCTTGATCGCGCTCATTCCCAAAGAGTGTACGGGCTTTCGAAAAGCGTCTTTGAAAATCTAAAACCCGTACATGACCTTCCGGAAAGCTGCCTGAAGATCCTGTGGGCAGCGTCGATGCTGCATGCATCCGGGTACTATTATGATTTTCAGAACCGCTTCAACAATACGTTCTATAATATTCGCAACAGCAGGATATTCGGGTTCAGCCATATGGATACGTACAAGACAGCCCTTGTAGCCGCATACTATGGTGCCGGAGGGGTAAAGAACCGTTCAGCCGTGCTTGATATGATATTGAACAAGGACGAGAACAAAGCGCTAAAGAAGCTTGGCGTGATCCTGGCCCTTTCGGACAGCCTTGACAGAAGTAAAAGAGGCAGGGTCACTGGCGTCAATTTTGAGACATCAAGGAATAAAGTAACGATGGAGCCGATATTCAGCGGAGATATCTCTGTGGAGCTTGATACGGCTTCGAATGTTATCCCCTACTTTAAGAAAGCATTCGAATGTGAGCTTATAATAAAAGGCTGTAACAACAGCCCATAA
- a CDS encoding HFX_2341 family transcriptional regulator domain-containing protein: protein MEEIVHIVPLGFEIDRVIKPFEKLRANRVYLLYRGNALPTKKGDARAKDPGHFLSTVKVQLEDMGISVVLVETEIFDVLELLKAVSGIILKEKLEKNIVYVNMCAAGRLSSVASTLAAMYHDVKVYYVKADDYPTEGKAIIEHGLSIVEKPNYSILTNFTIDIPTGAKGIFLAELYRKGEMTTNDIIKMIEERKLPGFDDLNEAIKGKERTLNNKLVRINMGLLRDLEHNNYIEVEKRGRKKIIKITDKGSYAACLIGEYTENFPSLSS, encoded by the coding sequence GTGGAAGAGATCGTACACATTGTACCTTTGGGGTTCGAAATCGACCGTGTTATAAAACCGTTTGAAAAGCTTAGGGCAAACCGAGTATACCTGTTATACAGGGGAAATGCTCTGCCCACAAAGAAAGGCGATGCCCGTGCGAAGGACCCAGGCCACTTCCTCAGCACTGTTAAAGTGCAGTTGGAGGACATGGGCATCAGCGTTGTACTCGTTGAAACCGAGATATTCGATGTCCTCGAACTGTTAAAGGCTGTAAGTGGCATTATACTGAAGGAAAAGCTGGAGAAAAATATCGTCTACGTGAACATGTGCGCCGCCGGCAGGCTATCATCAGTCGCTTCAACATTGGCGGCCATGTACCACGACGTAAAGGTCTATTATGTTAAAGCCGATGATTATCCGACAGAGGGCAAAGCGATCATTGAGCACGGTCTTTCAATTGTCGAGAAGCCCAACTACTCTATCCTCACGAACTTTACTATCGACATCCCCACAGGTGCCAAGGGGATATTCCTTGCAGAACTCTACCGTAAGGGTGAGATGACGACGAACGATATAATAAAAATGATTGAAGAGAGGAAGCTGCCAGGTTTCGATGACTTGAACGAGGCAATCAAGGGCAAGGAGCGAACGCTCAATAATAAACTTGTCAGAATCAATATGGGACTGCTTAGGGACCTAGAGCATAACAACTACATCGAAGTCGAGAAGAGGGGTAGGAAGAAGATTATCAAGATAACAGATAAGGGAAGTTACGCCGCATGTTTAATCGGCGAATACACAGAAAATTTTCCGTCATTATCATCATAA
- a CDS encoding peptidase, with protein sequence MELDLFYTAGSEQFKNIVTDKLRRVFKGLNVKDKGKLEVFDKAWEPDRRQFDAYTLLDYTIRCMTSDYALWVVDEDIYCENVNFVFGLAMYNIAGVVSIFRLDSPEMVAKEAIHEVGHILGLRHCKNRCVMQFSNTLEEARKKPDTLCSKCHSILNRKIIETGQIM encoded by the coding sequence ATGGAGTTAGATCTTTTCTACACGGCCGGAAGCGAACAATTTAAAAATATCGTAACGGATAAGCTTCGCAGGGTTTTCAAGGGCCTTAATGTAAAAGATAAGGGAAAGCTTGAGGTGTTCGATAAGGCGTGGGAGCCGGACAGAAGGCAATTCGATGCGTATACGCTGCTGGACTACACCATAAGATGCATGACTTCAGACTATGCGCTCTGGGTCGTCGATGAGGATATTTATTGCGAGAACGTAAATTTTGTGTTCGGCCTGGCGATGTATAATATCGCGGGTGTCGTCTCGATCTTCAGGCTGGACTCGCCGGAGATGGTGGCAAAAGAGGCCATACATGAAGTCGGACATATATTAGGCCTCAGGCATTGTAAAAACAGATGCGTGATGCAATTTTCCAACACCCTTGAAGAGGCGCGTAAAAAGCCGGATACATTATGCTCAAAGTGCCATTCTATTTTGAACCGTAAGATAATTGAGACAGGTCAGATAATGTAA
- a CDS encoding dTMP kinase, with protein sequence MKKVRGLGLKKSYPGKLFIVEGCDGSGKSTQLYLLKKWLESEGYYVFFSEWNSSDLLKKYTKKAKRKNLLTPTTFSLIHACDFADRYEKLILPHLRAGHIVLADRYVYTAYARDIARGCDPEWCRNLYDFALKPTIGFYFKAPLDVSLSRILTGRTELKYHEAGMDLGLSSDPVESFKLFQGIIKQQYDNMAGREGFTVMDATKTIEEQQQEMRKIVKRSLVGYKSPISCAQGLSSRLVTPVTDY encoded by the coding sequence ATGAAGAAAGTTCGTGGACTTGGACTTAAAAAAAGTTATCCTGGCAAATTATTTATCGTCGAGGGCTGTGACGGCTCGGGTAAAAGCACACAGCTGTACCTATTAAAAAAATGGCTTGAAAGCGAAGGCTATTATGTCTTCTTTTCGGAATGGAACTCATCGGACCTTTTAAAGAAATATACGAAGAAAGCAAAGCGTAAGAACCTTCTTACGCCCACTACGTTCAGTCTCATTCATGCATGCGATTTTGCCGACAGGTATGAAAAACTTATACTCCCGCATCTTCGCGCCGGCCACATCGTGCTTGCGGACAGGTATGTGTATACGGCATATGCCCGTGACATAGCACGCGGATGCGACCCCGAATGGTGCAGGAACCTTTATGATTTTGCGTTAAAGCCGACGATAGGGTTTTACTTTAAAGCCCCTCTGGACGTATCGTTAAGCCGCATACTCACAGGCAGGACCGAGCTAAAATATCACGAGGCAGGTATGGACCTGGGATTATCGAGCGACCCCGTCGAGAGCTTCAAATTATTCCAGGGCATCATCAAGCAGCAATATGATAATATGGCCGGTAGAGAAGGTTTCACTGTAATGGACGCGACAAAGACCATCGAAGAGCAGCAGCAGGAGATGCGTAAGATCGTGAAAAGATCGCTTGTAGGATATAAGTCGCCTATAAGCTGTGCACAGGGGCTTAGTTCAAGGCTTGTCACCCCGGTGACGGATTATTAG
- the tmk gene encoding dTMP kinase, whose amino-acid sequence MTDNLFYGTGLPYLKLNKKHLSGKLIVIEGADCSGRSTQIALLKEYLEASGHGVLDTGLRRSGLVGEAIEEAKGGNTLGKTTLSLMYATDFADQLENKIIPALKAGFIVLADRYIFTLMVRDLVRGADKEWLQELFSFALVPDKIFYMNVDPETLLHRALLKYGQLDYWESGMDVCLSSDMFESFTKYQSQLKDEYATLSLEYGFDVIDGSRTVDEIQKYIRDRVDELLESKKAAPKAKAKKAN is encoded by the coding sequence ATGACGGATAATCTATTTTACGGCACAGGCCTGCCATACCTGAAGCTTAACAAAAAGCATCTGAGCGGAAAGCTCATAGTCATTGAGGGCGCGGACTGTTCGGGCAGATCGACACAGATCGCCCTGCTAAAAGAGTACCTGGAAGCCAGCGGGCACGGCGTACTGGATACAGGACTGCGGCGCTCAGGCCTTGTAGGCGAAGCCATAGAAGAGGCAAAAGGCGGCAATACGCTGGGCAAGACTACGCTCAGCCTGATGTATGCGACTGATTTCGCCGACCAGCTGGAAAACAAGATCATACCTGCTTTAAAAGCAGGGTTCATAGTGCTGGCGGACAGGTATATATTTACGCTGATGGTCAGAGACCTGGTAAGAGGGGCGGACAAAGAGTGGCTGCAGGAGCTTTTCAGCTTTGCCCTTGTACCGGATAAGATATTCTATATGAATGTCGACCCCGAGACCCTCCTTCATCGCGCGCTGCTAAAATACGGCCAGCTGGACTACTGGGAATCAGGCATGGACGTTTGCCTGTCGAGCGACATGTTCGAGAGCTTCACCAAGTACCAGTCGCAGCTAAAGGACGAGTATGCGACGCTGTCGCTTGAGTACGGCTTCGATGTGATCGATGGCTCAAGGACCGTTGATGAGATCCAGAAGTACATCCGGGATAGAGTGGATGAACTGCTGGAGAGTAAAAAAGCGGCCCCTAAGGCGAAGGCAAAAAAAGCTAACTGA
- a CDS encoding TIR domain-containing protein has translation MKPRVFISFHVEDEAQVDLLRSQAKDPRFPVEFTDYSVKEPFDEKWKTQCTERIRQSSALVVMIGQETASREAVLWEINKAYELGKPVIGVRIYRDENHRVPQPLKDHGARVIPWNTAKLQVWLEEQG, from the coding sequence ATGAAGCCCAGGGTCTTCATCAGTTTCCACGTCGAGGATGAGGCACAAGTGGATCTCCTGAGGAGCCAGGCAAAGGACCCAAGGTTCCCAGTAGAGTTCACCGACTACTCTGTTAAGGAACCATTCGATGAGAAATGGAAGACACAGTGCACGGAGCGGATTAGACAGAGTTCAGCCCTAGTGGTCATGATAGGGCAGGAGACCGCGTCGCGTGAGGCGGTCCTATGGGAGATTAACAAGGCGTATGAACTGGGAAAACCCGTGATAGGTGTGAGGATATACCGGGACGAAAACCACCGGGTACCCCAGCCCCTGAAGGATCATGGTGCTAGAGTCATACCTTGGAACACCGCAAAACTTCAAGTTTGGCTGGAGGAACAGGGATAA
- a CDS encoding GIY-YIG nuclease family protein → MEGRGTYTLIMHLKKGQKLKVGAIGDIYFDEGYYAYTGSALGRSGYARVRRHLNVASGKNATRRWHIDYLLPYVEVIDIITSPRPECSVAESIDGVLSRISGFGCSDCKCLSHLHFSNDMDVMMRVVRESHRI, encoded by the coding sequence GTGGAAGGCCGTGGCACGTATACGCTAATCATGCATTTGAAGAAAGGCCAAAAGCTTAAGGTGGGCGCTATAGGCGACATCTACTTTGACGAAGGCTATTATGCATATACAGGGTCTGCCCTTGGCAGGTCTGGATATGCGAGGGTGCGAAGGCACCTGAACGTGGCATCCGGCAAGAACGCCACAAGAAGATGGCACATTGACTATTTATTACCATACGTCGAGGTTATCGACATAATAACTTCGCCAAGGCCGGAATGTAGCGTGGCGGAAAGCATTGACGGAGTGCTTTCAAGGATATCCGGTTTCGGCTGCAGCGATTGTAAATGTCTTTCCCACCTGCATTTTTCCAATGACATGGATGTAATGATGAGAGTCGTCAGGGAATCTCATCGCATATAA